A stretch of Halocalculus aciditolerans DNA encodes these proteins:
- a CDS encoding ABC transporter ATP-binding protein, which yields MTDRVLDVADLHVRYGEVAALRGVDVRVDEGEIVGLIGPNGAGKTTLANTASGFLDYDGTVDYRGDPVRDREPSDLVEAGLVHCSEDRDLFGHLSVADNLELGAYRHADDWEERREFVYDLFPRLEERSGQHARTMSGGEQQMLAIGRALMSDPDLLILDEPTLGLAPVILDDISEGIEEIQESGVTVLLAEQNVTFTMNHADRVYLLEQGSVEREGSPEDLRGDDYIRDAYLGQ from the coding sequence ATGACGGACCGCGTCCTCGACGTCGCCGACCTCCACGTGCGCTACGGGGAGGTGGCGGCGCTCCGCGGCGTCGACGTCCGCGTCGACGAAGGCGAAATCGTCGGCCTCATCGGGCCGAACGGCGCGGGGAAGACGACGCTCGCGAACACCGCGTCGGGTTTCCTCGACTACGACGGGACGGTCGACTACCGCGGCGACCCCGTCCGCGACCGGGAGCCGAGCGACCTCGTCGAAGCGGGGCTCGTCCACTGCTCGGAGGACCGCGACCTCTTCGGGCACCTCTCCGTCGCCGACAACCTCGAACTCGGCGCGTACCGCCACGCCGACGACTGGGAGGAGCGCCGCGAGTTCGTCTACGACCTCTTCCCGCGCCTCGAAGAACGCAGCGGCCAGCACGCCCGCACGATGAGCGGCGGCGAACAGCAGATGCTCGCCATCGGCCGCGCGCTCATGAGCGACCCCGACCTCCTCATCCTCGACGAGCCGACGCTCGGCCTCGCACCCGTCATCCTCGACGACATCAGCGAGGGCATCGAGGAGATTCAGGAGTCCGGCGTCACCGTCCTGCTCGCCGAGCAGAACGTGACGTTCACGATGAACCACGCCGACCGCGTCTACCTCCTCGAACAGGGCTCCGTCGAACGCGAGGGCAGCCCCGAGGACCTCCGCGGCGACGACTACATCCGAGACGCCTACCTCGGACAGTAG
- a CDS encoding ABC transporter ATP-binding protein, with product MTEYAPDDGLLVIDGLRKEFGGLTAVEDLSFAVEEGEILGFIGPNGAGKSTTFNCVTGVYPPTAGTVYYDGEDVTGEPAYEMVKRGLARTFQEFRPLPDRNVRKNVELALVPDRVLSLTGLRGETRERAVEICERVGLGDRLEQTPDELPHAGLLRLELARALATDPDLLLVDEPFAGLSNSEVEALSATLEELRQDGLTQVVVDHNMRGLLSLIDRAIVIEFGAKIAEGPPEAIRDDERVQEAYLGGEDR from the coding sequence ATGACTGAGTACGCGCCCGACGACGGCCTGCTCGTCATCGACGGCCTCCGCAAGGAGTTCGGCGGCCTCACCGCCGTCGAAGACCTCTCCTTCGCGGTGGAGGAGGGCGAGATTCTCGGGTTCATCGGGCCGAACGGCGCGGGGAAGTCCACGACGTTCAACTGCGTCACCGGCGTCTACCCGCCGACCGCCGGCACCGTCTACTACGACGGCGAGGACGTCACGGGCGAACCCGCCTACGAGATGGTGAAACGCGGGCTCGCGCGGACGTTCCAGGAGTTCCGCCCGCTCCCCGACCGGAACGTCCGAAAGAACGTCGAACTCGCGCTCGTCCCTGACCGCGTGCTCTCCCTCACGGGGCTCCGCGGCGAGACGCGAGAGCGCGCCGTCGAAATCTGCGAGCGCGTCGGCCTCGGCGACCGCCTGGAGCAGACGCCGGACGAACTCCCGCACGCCGGCCTGCTCCGCCTCGAACTCGCGCGCGCGCTCGCCACCGACCCCGACCTCCTGCTCGTCGACGAGCCGTTCGCCGGCCTGTCGAACAGCGAGGTCGAAGCGCTCTCAGCGACCTTAGAGGAGCTCCGGCAGGACGGGCTGACGCAGGTGGTCGTCGACCACAACATGCGCGGCCTGCTCTCCCTCATCGACCGCGCCATCGTCATCGAGTTCGGCGCGAAAATCGCGGAGGGCCCGCCGGAGGCCATCCGGGACGACGAACGCGTTCAGGAGGCCTACCTCGGAGGTGAGGACCGATGA
- a CDS encoding branched-chain amino acid ABC transporter permease produces the protein MTGYADLVDPRSLSVRHFAGVLGLVALAALPFWIQPLLGRGGGILAVVSVTTALFFAMFAMSWDAVSGYTGQISFGHALFFTVGGYGSALANTELGLPPVAAILLGTALAALAGVVIGGPALRLEGPYLSLITLVSPLILLQLFIVFSDTFGGELGLPSPEPLLPVGGFFGQAMANFYVAFALFCVVLLVLLAVTRSNAGSVFTAIREDEAAVAASGLNPAKFKLFAFVLSAAVGGIAGAVFVHTVGKPQPSQLLVMTVSIEVIIATIVGGMGTITGAAVGGLFFSLFREWLSGVEAAVPGIGVSIASLDLLLFSVVTFALLFFLPEGVLGWALRRGRTLTNRESASGDAAPDGGRTPLEQVVANYRDALARIGGDDDD, from the coding sequence ATGACGGGCTACGCAGACCTCGTCGACCCGCGGTCGCTGTCCGTCCGCCACTTCGCCGGCGTGCTCGGCCTCGTCGCGCTCGCCGCGCTCCCGTTCTGGATACAGCCCCTGCTGGGGCGCGGCGGCGGCATTCTCGCCGTCGTGAGCGTCACGACCGCGCTCTTCTTCGCGATGTTCGCGATGAGCTGGGACGCCGTCTCCGGCTACACCGGCCAGATAAGCTTCGGGCACGCGCTCTTCTTCACCGTCGGCGGCTACGGCTCCGCGCTCGCCAACACGGAGCTCGGCCTCCCGCCCGTCGCCGCCATCCTCCTCGGCACGGCGCTCGCGGCGCTCGCCGGCGTCGTCATCGGCGGCCCGGCGCTCCGCCTCGAAGGCCCCTACCTCTCGCTCATCACGCTCGTCTCGCCGCTCATCCTCCTCCAGCTGTTCATCGTGTTCAGCGACACCTTCGGCGGCGAACTCGGCCTCCCCTCCCCCGAGCCGCTCCTCCCGGTGGGCGGCTTCTTCGGGCAGGCGATGGCGAACTTCTACGTCGCGTTCGCCCTCTTCTGCGTCGTCCTCCTCGTCCTCCTCGCCGTCACCCGGTCGAACGCCGGGTCCGTCTTCACGGCGATTCGCGAGGACGAAGCGGCCGTCGCCGCGTCCGGCCTCAACCCCGCGAAGTTCAAGCTCTTCGCGTTCGTGCTGTCCGCGGCCGTCGGCGGCATCGCCGGCGCGGTCTTCGTCCACACGGTCGGGAAACCGCAGCCGAGCCAGCTCCTCGTGATGACCGTCAGCATCGAGGTCATCATCGCCACCATCGTCGGCGGCATGGGCACCATCACCGGTGCGGCCGTCGGCGGGCTGTTCTTCAGCCTCTTCCGCGAGTGGCTCTCCGGCGTCGAAGCCGCGGTTCCCGGCATCGGCGTCTCCATCGCCTCCCTCGACCTCCTGCTGTTCTCGGTCGTGACGTTCGCGCTCCTGTTCTTCCTGCCCGAGGGCGTCCTCGGCTGGGCGCTCAGGCGCGGCCGCACGCTCACGAACCGCGAGAGCGCGTCCGGCGACGCCGCCCCCGACGGCGGACGCACGCCGCTCGAACAAGTCGTCGCGAACTACCGCGACGCGCTCGCGCGCATCGGAGGTGACGACGATGACTGA